One Campylobacter sputorum genomic window, TTTCTATATCTTTTATACATTTTTCAACATCAAAAAATGTTGTTTCGTAACTAATATTTAGTGTCATTGTAACAAGTCTGCCAACAGTTCTTCTATTCCAATTTCTTATTGTACTATCTATTATTTTTGAGTTTGGAACATATAAAAGAGAGTTATCAGATGTTCTAATTGCTGTTTTTCTAAGCCCTGTTTCAACAATAGTCCCTTCTATATTGCCACCAATTACCACAGAATCACCTTGCGAAAAAGAGTTATCAAAAATTACCATTATAGATGCGAAAAAATTAGCTATTATGTCTTTTGTTGCAAGAGCTATGGCTAAACCGCCAATTCCAAGTGAGGCTATGATGGTAGAAACATCAAAACCAATGCTGTTTAACATAAGAAGAATAGCTATAATAAATATCATTATATAAGCTATTTTTATAATTAAATTTATAACCTCTTTTCTATTACTTTTTTTAGCTATTTTGCTAAAAAGTATCATCCCATAACCGTCTAGTATACCAGTTATCAACCATGCATAAAATATTATATAAGTTATAGAAAATATCTTATAAAAAATAGCAGGAACAGGAGAAGGATAATAAACCATATCTATACAAATATCTATAGCATATGCAATAAGCAAAATTCCCATAGGCTTTTTTATGGTATTTACAGCTTGTATTCTAAGTGCCTCTGAGCCACTCTTTTGCTTTAAAAATACTTTTTCAAAAATAAACAATAGTATCTTTGCTAACACTCTTCTTAAAGAGTAAAATAGCAAGGTTATGACAACTATAAAGATTGTTTTTCCAGAATTTATACCATAATGTGTTAAATTTATTTTTGAGTTTATGTAATTAAGTGTGTTTTTTAAATTTAGAAAATTAAAAACAAAACTACTTTCTAAAATTGATATATTTTCAAGCAAATAATCAAATATTTCCATATAAGTTTCTTGATTTATTTTAAGTGTTTGAAAATTACTTCCTATATCAAGCAATACATCTTTGTCTAGTTTTTCATATAATTTTTTTATTTCTACATAATCTTTAGTTTGTAAAGATAATATGGCTTTTTGAATCACATTAGATATATCTTTTTTACTGCTTCCATTTATATACATTTTTTCTATTTTTAACAAAGCTGTATAAAAAATTTCGCCTATTTCTATATTGTAATAATCCATCCTAGCCACCATATATTCTTTTGATTTTTTAGGATATTTTTCTAGCTTATAAGCAATCTGTTTTTTAATATCAATATAATTCAAAAGTTGTTCATAAGATATTTTTTGATTTGTTATGGCAGATGGAATTTTTTCAAATAATTTTATTTTATCTTTTTTTAAACTATTTAAATCATCACTGCTTGTATTTCTATCTTGTAAAATTTTGATTTGATAATTTAAATTTTTAATATCATTAACTAAAAAACTCAACGATATTTTGCTATCTGTTTTGATATCTGATATATTTTCATCAACTATTTTTTGAGCTACAAGCTCTGCTATTTCGAGTGTTTGATTATCATCATTTTTATCTTTACTTAAATTTACTAACTTACTAGCTATATTTTCTACAGCTTTTTTAGTATCATTTTCATCCACGCTTAAAAGTGTTTCATCTATACTTTTTTGAAGCTCACTTGAATTAGCTCCATAAAGCGATATAAAAAACAGAAAAAATATAACAAAAAGCTTATTTATCATTTGATTTATCATTTTCACCTATAAATTTGAATTGTTTAGAATTAAAATCATACTCGAAAATTTCGCCTGTCTCTATGATATAGTGCCAACCGTGTATATTTATTTTGCCAGATTCAAATTTCTCTTTAAGGGTAGGAAATGTAAGTATATTATCAATTGAGTTAATTATATTTAATCTCTCTGTTACCCAACTTCTTTTTGAGGCATTATTTCCATAAACTTCTAATACAGCGTGTTTTATAGGAGATAATATCTCAAGCCATTTTCTAACATTTGGAATTTTTTCAAATTTACTCTTATCATAATAAAGTGCTTCACAGCCACCGCAATTACTATGTCCGCATATAACAATATTTTTCAAATCAAAAACATTTATCGCATATTCTATAGCTGAAGTTGTAGCCAAAAATTCATCACTCAGTCTATAAGGAGGAACTATGTTTGCAATATTTCTAACAACAAAAAGTTCGCCTGGTTTAGAACTTGTTATCAAACTTGGCACAACCCTAGAATCAGAACAACCTATAAAAAGCGTGTGCGGTGTTTGCATTGAGCTTAAACTCACAAAAAGATCTTTATGTTCTAAATATCCATTTTCCATAAATTCATTAACACCATCAAAAAGTGAATTATTTATAAAAATTTGCTCGTTCATAAATTTCCTTAACCATAATATTGTATAAATTTAAAACTAGAGATTATAGCAAAATATAAATTTGATAAATATTATAATCTTTTTGTTTCCAAAATATATAATTTATGTTTTATTTATATAAATTTGGTTAAATTTGGGCAAAAATAAAAAAGGAGATTTAGATGAGTTTATATGATAGAAACTATATCGAGAATGAAGCTAGCAATAGCTACTCGCAAAGCGAGAGTCTGCAAAGTAGCAGAAGCGAATTTATCAAAAAAACATATCAATTTTTAGCTGCATCTCTACTTGCAGCCACAGCTGGTGCATATGTTGGTATGAGTATGGGTGTTGGACCTTCTTTGTGGATGCTTATTTTAGAAATAGGTCTTTTAGTAGGTTTAATGTTTGCTAAGAAAAATCCAACTTTGGCAGTAGTTTTGCTTTTTGCATTTACATTTGTTTCTGGCTTTACACTAGCACCAACGCTAAATTTTTACCTTGCCGCTGGAATGGGTTCAGTTATAACTCAAGCTTTTTTGCTTACAACAGTTGCTTTTGGTGGACTTAGTATTTTTGCATTTAATACAAAAAAAGATTTTAGCTCAATGGGCAAAATGTTATTTATAACCCTTATTGTAGTGCTTGTTGCTATGATTATAAATATTTTCATGCAAAGCCCTATGCTTCAAATAGTCATAGCCTCTGTTTGTGCTATATTATTTAGTGCTTATATACTTTATGATACACAAAACATTATAAGAGGAAACTATGATTCTCCTATACTTGGTGCAGTTGCATTATATCTTGATATCATAAATCTTTTTGTTGCACTTCTTCAAATTTTAGGTATATTTAATAACAATGACTAAAAAATTAAATAAGTTGGAATTTTATACTCCAACTTATTTTAATCACAAAAAAGTTTAACCATAATTTTATTAAAAATATTATATAATTTACCCCTTAATTTTATATATTTAAGGATTATTTAGTGGAAACTATACTACTTATTTTTCAATTTGTAATAGTTATAATTCTAACCATAACAGTATTACTACAAAAAAGCTCTTCTATAGGACTTGGTGCATATAGTGGAAGCAATGAAAGTCTTTTTGGTGCAAAAGGTCCAGCAGGATTTTTGGCTAAATTTACTTTTTTTCTTGGCGTTCTTTTTATCATAAACACACTTGCTTTAGGCTATATGTATAATAAAACTTCAAATAAATCAGTTTTAGATAAAATTGATAGCAAAAATATTGTTATCCCACAAAAAAATATCGAAAATAACTCTAGCTTTATACCAGCAGTACCTGCAAATTCAGTGCCGGCAACACCAAAAGATATAAATCAAACTAAGTAAAACTATGCGTTATATATGTGTATTGCTGTTTTTTATAAATTTTATTTATGGCGATGCACATATTTTTAATTACCATAGATTTGATGATTATATATATCAAAATACCAATATAAGCACAAAAAAGCTTATACAAAACTTTGAATACTTAAAAAAACATAATTACGAAGTAGTACCACTTGAAAAACTGCTTCTTGCTATAAATAGCGGTCAGCCAGTCCCTGATAATTGGGTTGTACTTACAATAGACGATGGTTATAAAAGTTTTTATAACAACGGTCTTGAAATTTTTAAAAAATACAACTATCCATTTACTTTATTTATCTATATAAAAGCTATAGAAAACAATTATGGCGACTTTTTGACAAAAGATATGATAAAAGAGATATCTAAATTTGGGGATATACAGTTACATGGATATTCTCATGTAAATTTGGTAAATATGAGTAATGACGAGATAAAAAAAGATTTTACTAAAGCAATTAATTTTTTTGAAAAAAATCTAGGGTACAAGCCAAAATGTATATCATATCCATATGGATATTATAGCAATAGGGTTAATCAAATAGCAAAAGAAAATGGGTTTGAGTGTATATTAACTCAAAATTATGGAGCTGTCTTTTCTCAAACAAAAAATATTATATTAGATAGATCATCTTTTAATAATGAAACAAAACAAGATGTAATGCTAGCCATAGAATACTTGGATGTAAATTGGACAAAACCGCTAAATTTTCCACAAAATGGTTTTATAGACGATATAAAAGCTAATTTAAAGGATAAAAATATAAAAAAGCAAAACTTTTTATAAGTGGATATGG contains:
- a CDS encoding mechanosensitive ion channel family protein, with protein sequence MINQMINKLFVIFFLFFISLYGANSSELQKSIDETLLSVDENDTKKAVENIASKLVNLSKDKNDDNQTLEIAELVAQKIVDENISDIKTDSKISLSFLVNDIKNLNYQIKILQDRNTSSDDLNSLKKDKIKLFEKIPSAITNQKISYEQLLNYIDIKKQIAYKLEKYPKKSKEYMVARMDYYNIEIGEIFYTALLKIEKMYINGSSKKDISNVIQKAILSLQTKDYVEIKKLYEKLDKDVLLDIGSNFQTLKINQETYMEIFDYLLENISILESSFVFNFLNLKNTLNYINSKINLTHYGINSGKTIFIVVITLLFYSLRRVLAKILLFIFEKVFLKQKSGSEALRIQAVNTIKKPMGILLIAYAIDICIDMVYYPSPVPAIFYKIFSITYIIFYAWLITGILDGYGMILFSKIAKKSNRKEVINLIIKIAYIMIFIIAILLMLNSIGFDVSTIIASLGIGGLAIALATKDIIANFFASIMVIFDNSFSQGDSVVIGGNIEGTIVETGLRKTAIRTSDNSLLYVPNSKIIDSTIRNWNRRTVGRLVTMTLNISYETTFFDVEKCIKDIENLIVNHPQTSTNINDVVNDEYNFLKYRKNMISVDDLAGYKSGYYVWLDDLNDSGIVVKIEFFTIPINKNDYIKVKQDIILKILNIIETNAVKLTTKFVS
- a CDS encoding carbonic anhydrase, translated to MNEQIFINNSLFDGVNEFMENGYLEHKDLFVSLSSMQTPHTLFIGCSDSRVVPSLITSSKPGELFVVRNIANIVPPYRLSDEFLATTSAIEYAINVFDLKNIVICGHSNCGGCEALYYDKSKFEKIPNVRKWLEILSPIKHAVLEVYGNNASKRSWVTERLNIINSIDNILTFPTLKEKFESGKINIHGWHYIIETGEIFEYDFNSKQFKFIGENDKSNDK
- a CDS encoding Bax inhibitor-1 family protein — protein: MSLYDRNYIENEASNSYSQSESLQSSRSEFIKKTYQFLAASLLAATAGAYVGMSMGVGPSLWMLILEIGLLVGLMFAKKNPTLAVVLLFAFTFVSGFTLAPTLNFYLAAGMGSVITQAFLLTTVAFGGLSIFAFNTKKDFSSMGKMLFITLIVVLVAMIINIFMQSPMLQIVIASVCAILFSAYILYDTQNIIRGNYDSPILGAVALYLDIINLFVALLQILGIFNNND
- the secG gene encoding preprotein translocase subunit SecG codes for the protein METILLIFQFVIVIILTITVLLQKSSSIGLGAYSGSNESLFGAKGPAGFLAKFTFFLGVLFIINTLALGYMYNKTSNKSVLDKIDSKNIVIPQKNIENNSSFIPAVPANSVPATPKDINQTK
- a CDS encoding polysaccharide deacetylase family protein codes for the protein MRYICVLLFFINFIYGDAHIFNYHRFDDYIYQNTNISTKKLIQNFEYLKKHNYEVVPLEKLLLAINSGQPVPDNWVVLTIDDGYKSFYNNGLEIFKKYNYPFTLFIYIKAIENNYGDFLTKDMIKEISKFGDIQLHGYSHVNLVNMSNDEIKKDFTKAINFFEKNLGYKPKCISYPYGYYSNRVNQIAKENGFECILTQNYGAVFSQTKNIILDRSSFNNETKQDVMLAIEYLDVNWTKPLNFPQNGFIDDIKANLKDKNIKKQNFL